The sequence below is a genomic window from Silene latifolia isolate original U9 population chromosome 7, ASM4854445v1, whole genome shotgun sequence.
AATTTACAAATTCGTCATAAATTAAGTAGAAAACATCATATAAAAAttgagcacaaattctcatttaagacgcaGGTATCATCCGTCTTTACCCGAAGACCGTAAAATAACATATCACTTGCATAGATAAGACAAAATCATAACACTTACATATTAGCATAAACTTGTGTTATTTATAGAATTATAGTAGTATGTTATGTGACCCGTTTTATCTTTAAACGGATATATATATCTTAAATTCTTATGAGAGACTTATTGGTGAAGTGAGGTAGGACAAACAATTATTCATATGAAACGCATTTATTCATTGACGATCATTATACTTGCATTATGCTCTATGATACAAGCTAAGTCACTAAGCAATTATGCGTGATTATAATAACACATCATGTTTTGAAATTTATCAATTAATGTTTACCTAAAAAATACGTCCTCTTCCTCAAAAGCAAAATCATACATCCACTAgaaatactcctctactctcattgagtaggggatccacaatttagcctaagaatcactattcatctggtaacatcttccttatctctctacaacacatacttagccaagtaacatacaacttagtccattcaagtttactgacttgagcgtcggagtgagtacgcttggcacaaagccaagccctcagttcgctcattgttgcaggagaggcccgAGGAGAACAATCAAGGCGAGgaagattcaaccaaagacgtcatctCACAAGCGCGGGTGGTAAAcaaacttgctctggaattacacccggaacaattattaAAAGACAAACTACCCACAAACCATCTTGACACGTAGGAAAACTCATCTACAGAAACTGCCACATCATAGAAATGTCATCTACACATACTGCATAATGTCCAGTGCTTGAATACTCCCTTGATTAAATGAATGTTTCAGTTTTCTACCTCTTCCCCTTCTCTTGATTCTTCAATGCTCTCCATATTCCTCTATACTATCCGAATATATACCGGCAGACATGGAAGCCCATGTATATTACCACAACCAACAAGAACTCCCGAGACCCAAATTGTATCAAACCACCGCCATTACCCAGCGGCTACTCCGAAGCCCTCCAAGAGTTGCCCACAACATCCAACGTCACTACCGAACCGGGAATGTCTTCTTTCCCAAAACGCATCCCTCGCTTTCAATTTAAATTAACGCCTTTATTCAATTAATCATTTTTGCAAATTTTAATTGTGATCTCCTCTTGATTTCATTCACATGGAGATGATGTATGATTTATCATCTACAACTACGCAGTGCGAGAAAGGGAAATATAATGTACATTGAAGGTTGTATTGGTGGATTTGTGCTACAGGTAATTTCGCTTCTACATTCAGTAATCAGATGAATTATTTTTAATTTCTCCCGACTGATTATTTAGCTTGATGTTCTGCTCTTTCGAGAAGCCGATAGCCTACCCCCGGTATTATATTCGTTCTAAGTCGTATGCGACCAACTCTTATGTTTGTCAGTGATCACATCTGTTCGGACTTCCTCTTTGTCGATTAATTACCCCTTCTGATTTATTCATTGACTAGGCCATTTTAACATTGCAATGACTGCAGGACTGTAAACACATAGGCTTCTATTTGCTCCAAACTAGCGTCAAAGGTCGCTTTGTGTGAAAATGACCGAAGATCGGTCATGGAAATAAGACTCAAACTAAGTACAGCTGTCGGTTTAAGCTAAGAGGTTCTTGCTGATATTCGAACATTGTTACTCAAAAGTCAAAAATAGCGGAATGCAACTGGACCTTCATTAAATTTAAATGGGGTTGTGGAATCAAATATACAGGACCTATTGGGGTTTAGATGACTGATATGCCTTTAACTAGGGTATGAAATTGTAGAAACTCTGAAGGCACTGAATCTTTTCGGGAAGCGAAAGCTAGCCAATTCCTGCTTGCATCTACTTATTTGTGTAACTATGATATGACCAGAAGCTCGGGAATAACGGCACACATGGACCTCATGAATCAAGTGAAGAGAAATAATGACATATACAAAAGCCTAATCAAAATAAATAGGTGCCTAAGAAATTATATACTAGCACAAAGGCGGAGGAGAAGTGACATTTACCGAACGGAGGTCCACCCCTTATTCACTCTACGACCACCAGGCCACCCATACATGGCATCTGAACACATAAACAACCTACTTACCAACCATTTCTTCATTTGGTTAGATATTTACTTCATTTCTAACTTTCATCTCCGCTAACGCCTCTATGCTTTTCATATTCccccatttactgaattggttaCATTTATTCaacctttcttcttcctcctAATGAATGTAAAAAACATTATATTATTGATTACATGAAGTATATAACCTCTTTATTCCCGATTTAATCTTTCTCCCATCTCTCTAGCTCGATTTTATTTCTAAATTTTATTCcattttgtaattattgtaattgagTTTAGCCATGTGTAAGGAATTAAGGATATGTTCCAATTTTCAATATCCCTACTTTGTATGTTGCTGAGAACGGAGTACATATGTGAAGAAATGTGTTATGCGTAGTGTAGATGTCATATGGGTGAACTTAGGAAGTTACATTTGTTTTTGGGTTTACATATTTCTTTGGTAATAAATTAAATTTCATTTATAGGATTATGATTTATCATGTCTGAAGGATTGGTTGTTGTATTGTTGTACTCCACTGCTCCGAAAGTCACTACTTcaatccttttacttattacttTATTATTAGATCTCAATGATACTTATGAGTTCCCATATCATCAGTTATAAATTGAATGGATAAAAATAGAATGAGGCAGGCGATGGATGAGATCCATGGCAATTTAAGAAGTAGAAATTATAAAACGATAAAGTGAAGGATTTTGAAGCGCAGGGATAAGCGTCAAGTTGTCGAGGGTCTAAAGCACTTACGGTAGATATATCTTTGAATAACGTAAGATTCATTTCTGAGATGCGGGTCCTGATGATTAGCGTTCCTCGCCTTGATTTGAAACACTATCATATTCCCGTCCCTCAAAACTATCATCAAGGAGCTTATTTTCAGTTGGTTTAGTGTTGGTACTCTATAACTCGATGCTTCACATTTACTTCTGTGTATCTTTGGCAGAGAAGGCCATAATTTACACAAGTGACTTGAATATGATTGACTACAATTTTACACCGGCAAAAAGAAACTTACGTATCATCCTAATTTTAACTTGATTGTACATTTTAATGTTAGGTTGATTTTATATATGTTCGTTGAATTTATGAGTTGGACGATGAAGCAGACTTAAactaattttattcatttatccATCTACCCTTCTGTAAGCCTACACATCTCTAGGTTATTTTGTTTTGACTCTTTATTGTTGATTATCATAATAtcatttattattaattttattattatctgACAAATAAATTTCATAACGGTTAATAAGAGCTAGGAATGTAGGAGATAAAGAGTTATCATCATTGAATTTAGTGTTATCATCAATGAGCTAAGAAGAACGTGGATCGTAATATACACAAAAAACTCAATAAATATACGGAGTAATTAGTTATACATGTCAGTATGTCATCAGTAGTACGGAGTATAACTTTTCTATAGGGCATAACAGATGAGAAAACGAAATATACGGAGTAATTAGTTATACATGTCAGTATGTCTATTCACCCTGATTATAACATTTTTTATTTTGAAAGAAACTTGCTTATTCTTACATGATACTACAAATATTATGATTTCCAGCCCCATACAAAAAAAATTAACTTAAAAGTAAATCAAATAAGAGGCGCATGACcatcccgtgcattgcacgggtgtCAAAACTAGTTTAAACTTCAAACCTATAATATACCTAGAATCTTTATTTTGGCATACTAGAGTCTCAAAATCCGTTTTATACTCTAACATATTAAGCCGACATATTCTCCTAAcaatagaaagaaaaaaaattgtttacAAAGCGTCTTGCTAAGGAAACTCAAAAGAGAGTACATAAAGAAAATGAGAAACGCTAATAATTTGTATTTTGTTACGGAGATATGAATTTAATTCTCTAccatctttttcctttttttttatattattttacttCTAAAATTGACAAAATATTTACATACAAAGAATCATAAATAAAACTCCATTTATAGCACACGATAACAAATCAACCCGTTTTTGATTCACGGGTCAGCGAGTAGTCATTTCACTTGTTCAACACCGATCATTTCCAACATCTAATTCCCAGCTACATCAACTCTAATAATTATCACCCTTAAAACCGGTTAAACAATACCATTATCAACCCGAACTAATTGATAAATAAGATGACACATTTTAGGCCTCAACTTCTCCTTCCAATAATCCCGTCCGAGCCCAACATCCTTTTCCCTCCAccttacctcaaccataaccaaCTCCTCCGTTAGCCTATGAACTTCCACCACCAACCCGAAATAACCTCTTATCCCCTCCATTCTCACTCCCATTCCACCCTTGACTCTCTCCATCACAACCCTCGGCGATTTTACCTCATGCGCCACTTCCTCTGCTCTTTCGACAATCTTTATCGCTTCCTCTGTTGATAAAAATGTCTCCCGACAATTTTCTCCTTTATTGTCCGTAAACAACCCAGACAAATTAAACCCTGGTGAGAATGATATTAAATCAAACGCATTTAAAAACCTTGAATTCGCCTCATTCCTGTCGCCACCTTCTACCTGTTTCATCAAATCATCGTCGTAAAATATCGAATGGATCTCTTTATAACCTTTCTTAAACCAAGGATCATTAATAATCTCCTCAATAGTAATCCTAGTATGAGGATTAACATCAAGCAGACGTTTCAACAAATGTTTTAACTCACCCGACATCCACCTTGGACACCTAAATTCACCTTTATAAATCATTTTATACAAGCGCATCAAATTGTTGTCGTTAAAAGGTAAATACCCTGCCgttaaaacaaacaaaataatccCACATGACCAAACATCAGCTTTATCCCCAAAATACCCTTTCTTTCCCAAAATCTCGGGCGCCACGTAAGCGGGTGTCCCACATAACGTGCGCAACACCGGATTATTATTACTGTTACTGTTTTTGACCGCACTTAGGCCAAAATCGGTTATTTTGAGATCCCAATTTTCATCGAGTAAAAGATTTTCGAGCTTCAAATCACGATGGAAGACCCCACGGACGTGACAATATCCAATGGCGGAGATTAATTGTTGAAAATATCGACGGCTTAGATCTTCGCTAAAACGTCCTTTAGCAATCTTAGCAAACAATTCACCACCCTTGGCAAAATCCATTATAAAATAAACCTTAGTTTTAGTAGCTAAAACTTCGATTATACGTATAATATGCGGGTGGCGCAATCGTTGCATTATGGAAATCTCTCGTTTGACGGAGGGATTAAGACCGTCTTTCTCGACTCGGGTTTTGCTCACAGCTTTGACGGCTACGCTGTGACCCGTGCGTGTGTCACGCGCGTGGTACACTTTAGCAAAGGCGCCGTGGCCTAGGAGCCTCCCGAGTTCGTATTTACCGAGTAGGGTTCGTTTTTCAGGGGCATCGGATGTTGTTAGTGATTCGGGTTGGATTTCTGACATTGTTGGTGCATGAAATTTGGTAATAGAAGTAATTGTGTTTAAGATAAAAGTTGATTTGGGTGTGAATGAAGatagt
It includes:
- the LOC141590994 gene encoding CBL-interacting serine/threonine-protein kinase 14-like, whose translation is MSEIQPESLTTSDAPEKRTLLGKYELGRLLGHGAFAKVYHARDTRTGHSVAVKAVSKTRVEKDGLNPSVKREISIMQRLRHPHIIRIIEVLATKTKVYFIMDFAKGGELFAKIAKGRFSEDLSRRYFQQLISAIGYCHVRGVFHRDLKLENLLLDENWDLKITDFGLSAVKNSNSNNNPVLRTLCGTPAYVAPEILGKKGYFGDKADVWSCGIILFVLTAGYLPFNDNNLMRLYKMIYKGEFRCPRWMSGELKHLLKRLLDVNPHTRITIEEIINDPWFKKGYKEIHSIFYDDDLMKQVEGGDRNEANSRFLNAFDLISFSPGFNLSGLFTDNKGENCRETFLSTEEAIKIVERAEEVAHEVKSPRVVMERVKGGMGVRMEGIRGYFGLVVEVHRLTEELVMVEVRWREKDVGLGRDYWKEKLRPKMCHLIYQLVRVDNGIV